Proteins encoded by one window of Salvia splendens isolate huo1 chromosome 7, SspV2, whole genome shotgun sequence:
- the LOC121810279 gene encoding uncharacterized protein LOC121810279 isoform X3, whose product MSKLGAKPYMISAVGFDLAGNMLLEPWRAAGLSVEGIRRSKDIETATVCIVFDGRGELAAAVASVESIEKFVTPEWITNFKNNICSAPVMMVDANLSPPALLASCQIAAECGTPVWFEPVSVTKSKRVASSVKLITYTSPNEDELIAMANALSSSDKFLPVQKDGKSARTSIKSLFERLKPAIWVLLEEGIKVVLVTLGPHGVFLCFKAVDGIKKHDPSKNSPFFFSRKLYEAVNVSFPPDRILGSPKSKGNYYVAVHFPALPASVVTLVGAGDCLVGGTLASVCSGLDIMQSVAVGMAAAKGAVETESTVPVEYQLARIADDAGAIYSEAKVIYCESKL is encoded by the exons ATGTCAAAGCTTGGAGCAAAGCCTTACATGATAAGTGCTGTGGGATTTGACTTGGCAG GAAATATGCTCTTGGAACCTTGGAGAGCTGCAGGATTATCTGTAGAAG GCATCAGGAGAAGCAAGGATATTGAAACAGCTACAGTCTGCATTGTATTTGATGGTAGGGGAGAACTGGCTGCTGCTGTCGCTAGCGTTGAATCAATT GAAAAGTTTGTTACTCCTGAGTGGATTACAAATTTCAAGAACAACATATGTTCTGCCCCTGTAATGATGGTTGATGCAAATTTAAGTCCTCCTGCTCTTTTGGCATCTTGCCAAA TTGCAGCAGAATGTGGGACTCCTGTATGGTTTGAGCCAGTTTCAGTAACAAAATCCAAAAGAGTTGCTTCCAGTGTGAAACTC ATCACCTATACCTCACCCAATGAAGATGAGCTTATAGCTATGGCAAATGCTTTGTCTTCTAGTGATAAATTCTTACCGGTGCAAAAGGATGGCAAGAGCGCCAGGACTTCCATTAAATCGTTGTTTGAAAGGCTAAAGCCCGCAATATGGGTTTTGCTGGAGGAAGGTATCAAAGTAGTATTGGTCACACTTGGACCACATGGGGTATTCTTATGCTTCAAAGCCGTAGATGGCATAAAGAAACACGACCCCTCTAAAAACAGTCCCTTTTTTTTCAGCAGAAAACTATATGAAgctgtaaatgtaagtttcccACCAGATAGAATCTTAGGTAGTCCCAAGTCGAAGGGAAACTATTACGTAGCTGTACATTTTCCTGCACTCCCTGCTTCTGTAGTTACGCTTGTTGGCGCTGGTGATTGCTTAGTTGGTGGTACGTTAGCTTCGGTTTGCTCTGGTTTAGATATAATGCAGAGCGTAGCAGTTGGGATGGCAGCGGCAAAAGGGGCTGTTGAAACAGAGAGCACCGTCCCCGTGGAGTATCAATTGGCCAGAATTGCAG ATGATGCGGGTGCTATCTACTCTGAAGCAAAAGTTATCTACTGTGAGTCAAAGTTATGA
- the LOC121742469 gene encoding probable E3 ubiquitin-protein ligase ARI2 isoform X2: protein MEDDYYLSGNSDDDVGSYPSDKEEESLDGLENNDCDDAQWISSKAPSCKVITRESLLAAQKEDLGRVMDLFSVREHHARTLLIHFRWDVEKVIAVYVEKGKFGIFAEAGVTLAEFVDLDPDEATSTVRCHICMDDVPAKDVTLMDCSHCFCNDCWTGHFIVKINEGQSKRMRCMAHKCNAICDEAIVRRLVSAQHPDLAEKFDRYLLESYIEDNRMVKWCPSTPHCGNAIRVENDELCEVECSCGMQFCFSCVSEAHSPCSCLMWKLWSKKCRDESETVNWITVHTKPCPKCHKPVEKNGGCNLVSCVCGQAFCWLCGGATGRDHTWSSIANHSCGRYKEDGKRKAERAKRDLYRYMHYHNRYKAHTDSFKQESRMRETVKEKVSHLEARDLKLREFSWVTNGLYRLFRSRRSLSYSYPFAFYMFGDDLFKDEMTEKQREIKQNLFEDQQQQLESNVEKLSKFLEEPFAEYPEEQVMQIRMHVINLCVVIDSLCKKMYDCIENELLGSLEFSIHSIAPYHSNGIEKAEELIVGWNTQASGNSKCQKEADRSNEGYIRCAF from the exons atggaggACGATTATTACTTGAGCGGCAACAGCGACGATGATGTTGGATCTTATCCATCCGATAAAGAGGAGGAATCGCTCGACGGACTCGAGAACAACGATTGCGATGATGCTCAATGGATATCATCCAAAGCCCCTTCATGCAAG GTGATTACAAGAGAGTCTCTTTTGGCTGCACAG AAAGAAGATTTGGGGAGAGTGATGGACTTGTTCTCAGTGAGAGAACACCATGCCAGGACCCTACTCATTCATTTCCGATGGGATGTTGAGAAAGTGATTGCAGTTTACGTTGAGAAGggaaaatttggtatttttgctGAAGCAGGGGTAACCTTGGCCGAATTTGTCGACCTAGACCCAGATGAGGCTACATCTACAGTAAGGTGCCATATATGTATGGATGATGTGCCTGCAAAAGATGTTACCCTAATGGACTGTAGCCATTGCTTTTGCAACGATT GTTGGACAGGGCATTTCATTGTGAAAATTAATGAGGGTCAAAGCAAGCGGATGAGGTGCATGGCTCATAAGTGCAATGCTATTTGTGATGAAGCTATTGTTAGAAGGTTAGTTAGTGCACAACATCCAGATCTTGCAGAGAAGTTTGACCGCTATCTTCTTGAGTCGTACATTGAAGACAACCGAATGGTCAAATGGTGTCCAAGTACACCCCATTGTGGGAATGCAATAAGAGTTGAAAATGATGAATTATGTGAAGTTGAGTGTTCTTGTGGTATGCAGTTTTGTTTCAGTTGTGTATCAGAGGCACATTCCCCGTGTTCATGCTTGATGTGGAAGCTTTGGAGTAAAAAATGCCGGGATGAATCCGAGACAGTGAACTGGATTACTGTACATACAAAGCCTTGTCCCAAGTGTCACAAACCTGTTGAGAAGAATGGTGGTTGCAATTTAGTTAGCTGTGTATGCGGGCAGGCATTTTG CTGGTTGTGTGGTGGTGCTACTGGACGAGACCATACCTGGTCCAGTATTGCTAATCATAGCTGTGGTCGATACAAAGAAGACGGCAAGAGGAAAGCTGAGCGTGCAAAGAGAGACCTATATAGATACATGCATTATCATAATCGGTATAAAGCTCATACTGATTCCTTTAAGCAGGAATCTCGGATGAGGGAGACTGTAAAGGAAAAGGTGTCGCATTTGGAAGCCCGAGATTTAAAGTTAAGGGAATTTAGTTGGGTAACTAATGGACTTTATAGGCTCTTCAGATCACGACGAAGCCTTTCTTATTCATATCCATTTGCTTTCTACATGTTTGGAGATGACTTGTTTAAAGATGAGATGACAGAAAAGCAAAGGGAAATCAAACAGAATTTATTTGAGGACCAACAACAGCAACTGGAGTCAAACGTTGAAAAACTATCCAAATTTCTTGAGGAGCCATTTGCTGAGTATCCTGAGGAGCAAGTCATGCAGATAAGGATGCATGTCATTAATCtctgtgttgtcattgacagcCTATGCAAAAAAAT GTATGATTGCATCGAGAATGAGTTATTGGGTTCACTTGAATTTAGCATTCATAGTATAGCGCCTTATCATTCAAACGGCATTGAGAAGGCTGAAGAGCTGATTGTCGGATGGAATACTCAAGCCAGCGGTAATAGTAAATGTCAGAAAGAAGCCGACCGATCTAATG AGGGTTACATTCGATGTGCTTTCTGA
- the LOC121810279 gene encoding uncharacterized protein LOC121810279 isoform X2, with the protein MDRGLDNGAEAVVIGGMVLDVNATPSTATNRGTTAPGKIRYALGGVARNIAECMSKLGAKPYMISAVGFDLAGNMLLEPWRAAGLSVEGIRRSKDIETATVCIVFDGRGELAAAVASVESIEKFVTPEWITNFKNNICSAPVMMVDANLSPPALLASCQTECGTPVWFEPVSVTKSKRVASSVKLITYTSPNEDELIAMANALSSSDKFLPVQKDGKSARTSIKSLFERLKPAIWVLLEEGIKVVLVTLGPHGVFLCFKAVDGIKKHDPSKNSPFFFSRKLYEAVNVSFPPDRILGSPKSKGNYYVAVHFPALPASVVTLVGAGDCLVGGTLASVCSGLDIMQSVAVGMAAAKGAVETESTVPVEYQLARIADDAGAIYSEAKVIYCESKL; encoded by the exons ATGGATCGAGGCTTAGATAACGGAGCAGAAGCAGTAGTGATAGGAGGAATGGTGCTTGACGTTAATGCTACCCCTTCCACAGCTACTAATCGAGGAACCACTGCTCCTGGAAAG ATTCGCTATGCATTAGGTGGTGTAGCAAGAAATATTGCGGAGTGCATGTCAAAGCTTGGAGCAAAGCCTTACATGATAAGTGCTGTGGGATTTGACTTGGCAG GAAATATGCTCTTGGAACCTTGGAGAGCTGCAGGATTATCTGTAGAAG GCATCAGGAGAAGCAAGGATATTGAAACAGCTACAGTCTGCATTGTATTTGATGGTAGGGGAGAACTGGCTGCTGCTGTCGCTAGCGTTGAATCAATT GAAAAGTTTGTTACTCCTGAGTGGATTACAAATTTCAAGAACAACATATGTTCTGCCCCTGTAATGATGGTTGATGCAAATTTAAGTCCTCCTGCTCTTTTGGCATCTTGCCAAA CAGAATGTGGGACTCCTGTATGGTTTGAGCCAGTTTCAGTAACAAAATCCAAAAGAGTTGCTTCCAGTGTGAAACTC ATCACCTATACCTCACCCAATGAAGATGAGCTTATAGCTATGGCAAATGCTTTGTCTTCTAGTGATAAATTCTTACCGGTGCAAAAGGATGGCAAGAGCGCCAGGACTTCCATTAAATCGTTGTTTGAAAGGCTAAAGCCCGCAATATGGGTTTTGCTGGAGGAAGGTATCAAAGTAGTATTGGTCACACTTGGACCACATGGGGTATTCTTATGCTTCAAAGCCGTAGATGGCATAAAGAAACACGACCCCTCTAAAAACAGTCCCTTTTTTTTCAGCAGAAAACTATATGAAgctgtaaatgtaagtttcccACCAGATAGAATCTTAGGTAGTCCCAAGTCGAAGGGAAACTATTACGTAGCTGTACATTTTCCTGCACTCCCTGCTTCTGTAGTTACGCTTGTTGGCGCTGGTGATTGCTTAGTTGGTGGTACGTTAGCTTCGGTTTGCTCTGGTTTAGATATAATGCAGAGCGTAGCAGTTGGGATGGCAGCGGCAAAAGGGGCTGTTGAAACAGAGAGCACCGTCCCCGTGGAGTATCAATTGGCCAGAATTGCAG ATGATGCGGGTGCTATCTACTCTGAAGCAAAAGTTATCTACTGTGAGTCAAAGTTATGA
- the LOC121741049 gene encoding UPF0496 protein At4g34320-like produces the protein MGSHLSKKHDQETHPSSSSSSSVFSRELNSYSAACRVDADIQAFDTSLQARTSNVISSLAAGMEVRALSFDSLQQVTECLLDMNHEVVKVILDCKKDIWKNQELFDLVEEFFDNSLRTLDFCAALEKCLKRARDSQLLVLLALNQFEEEDKKNNDSVCSVFGNKYSKTLEELKSFKEAGDPFTDEFYKMFQSVQQQQMQMLRKLQKKKRKLDKKLNCIKSWRKISSVIFAATFAAVLICSVVAAAMAAPPVAAAMAAATTVPVGSMGKWIDSLMKGYEAAVKGQKEMVNCMNVGTFVTIKDLESIRAMIERVEVEMEAMVGAAEMAEGDEEAVRVGIGEIRKKVEVFMRKVEELGAMADGCSRHIRKARTVILQRIIKPPHSSD, from the exons ATGGGAAGCCATCTTAGCAAGAAGCATGATCAAGAAACTCATCCatcgtcgtcgtcatcatcGTCAGTCTTTTCGAGGGAGCTGAACTCGTATTCAGCCGCCTGCAGAGTCGACGCAGACATTCAGGCGTTCGACACGTCTCTGCAGGCTCGGACGAGCAACGTGATCAGCTCCCTCGCTGCGGGGATGGAAGTCCGAGCTCTCTCATTCGACTCGCTCCAACAG gTCACGGAATGCCTCCTCGACATGAATCACGAGGTCGTGAAAGTCATCCTCGACTGCAAAAAGGACATCTGGAAGAACCAGGAGCTGTTCGACCTGGTCGAGGAGTTCTTCGACAACAGCCTCAGAACCCTCGACTTCTGTGCCGCGCTCGAGAAATGCCTCAAGCGCGCCCGCGACAGCCAGCTCCTTGTCCTCCTAGCCCTCAACCAGTTCGAGGAAGAAGACAAAAAAAACAACGACTCTGTCTGTTCGGTATTTGGAAATAAATACTCCAAAACACTGGAGGAACTAAAAAGCTTCAAAGAAGCGGGAGATCCGTTCACCGACGAATTCTACAAAATGTTCCAATCCGTACAGCAGCAGCAGATGCAGATGCTTCGGAAGCTGCAGAAAAAGAAGCGGAAACTCGACAAGAAGCTCAATTGCATCAAGTCATGGAGGAAAATCTCGAGTGTGATATTCGCGGCGACGTTCGCGGCGGTGCTAATATGctcggtggtggcggcggcgatggcgGCGCcaccggtggcggcggcgatggcagcggcgacgacggtgCCGGTGGGGTCGATGGGGAAGTGGATAGACTCGCTGATGAAGGGGTACGAGGCGGCGGTGAAGGGGCAGAAGGAGATGGTGAATTGCATGAATGTGGGGACGTTTGTGACGATCAAGGATTTGGAGAGCATTCGGGCGATGATCGAGCGGGTTGAGGTGGAGATGGAGGCGATGGTGGGGGCCGCGGAGATGGCGGAGGGGGATGAGGAGGCGGTGAGGGTCGGGATCGGGGAGATTAGGAAGAAGGTGGAGGTGTTCATGAGGAAGGTGGAGGAGTTGGGGGCGATGGCGGATGGCTGCAGCCGCCATATTAGGAAGGCGAGGACGGTTATACTGCAGAGGATCATCAAACCGCCGCATTCGTCAGATTGA
- the LOC121810279 gene encoding uncharacterized protein LOC121810279 isoform X1, which produces MDRGLDNGAEAVVIGGMVLDVNATPSTATNRGTTAPGKIRYALGGVARNIAECMSKLGAKPYMISAVGFDLAGNMLLEPWRAAGLSVEGIRRSKDIETATVCIVFDGRGELAAAVASVESIEKFVTPEWITNFKNNICSAPVMMVDANLSPPALLASCQIAAECGTPVWFEPVSVTKSKRVASSVKLITYTSPNEDELIAMANALSSSDKFLPVQKDGKSARTSIKSLFERLKPAIWVLLEEGIKVVLVTLGPHGVFLCFKAVDGIKKHDPSKNSPFFFSRKLYEAVNVSFPPDRILGSPKSKGNYYVAVHFPALPASVVTLVGAGDCLVGGTLASVCSGLDIMQSVAVGMAAAKGAVETESTVPVEYQLARIADDAGAIYSEAKVIYCESKL; this is translated from the exons ATGGATCGAGGCTTAGATAACGGAGCAGAAGCAGTAGTGATAGGAGGAATGGTGCTTGACGTTAATGCTACCCCTTCCACAGCTACTAATCGAGGAACCACTGCTCCTGGAAAG ATTCGCTATGCATTAGGTGGTGTAGCAAGAAATATTGCGGAGTGCATGTCAAAGCTTGGAGCAAAGCCTTACATGATAAGTGCTGTGGGATTTGACTTGGCAG GAAATATGCTCTTGGAACCTTGGAGAGCTGCAGGATTATCTGTAGAAG GCATCAGGAGAAGCAAGGATATTGAAACAGCTACAGTCTGCATTGTATTTGATGGTAGGGGAGAACTGGCTGCTGCTGTCGCTAGCGTTGAATCAATT GAAAAGTTTGTTACTCCTGAGTGGATTACAAATTTCAAGAACAACATATGTTCTGCCCCTGTAATGATGGTTGATGCAAATTTAAGTCCTCCTGCTCTTTTGGCATCTTGCCAAA TTGCAGCAGAATGTGGGACTCCTGTATGGTTTGAGCCAGTTTCAGTAACAAAATCCAAAAGAGTTGCTTCCAGTGTGAAACTC ATCACCTATACCTCACCCAATGAAGATGAGCTTATAGCTATGGCAAATGCTTTGTCTTCTAGTGATAAATTCTTACCGGTGCAAAAGGATGGCAAGAGCGCCAGGACTTCCATTAAATCGTTGTTTGAAAGGCTAAAGCCCGCAATATGGGTTTTGCTGGAGGAAGGTATCAAAGTAGTATTGGTCACACTTGGACCACATGGGGTATTCTTATGCTTCAAAGCCGTAGATGGCATAAAGAAACACGACCCCTCTAAAAACAGTCCCTTTTTTTTCAGCAGAAAACTATATGAAgctgtaaatgtaagtttcccACCAGATAGAATCTTAGGTAGTCCCAAGTCGAAGGGAAACTATTACGTAGCTGTACATTTTCCTGCACTCCCTGCTTCTGTAGTTACGCTTGTTGGCGCTGGTGATTGCTTAGTTGGTGGTACGTTAGCTTCGGTTTGCTCTGGTTTAGATATAATGCAGAGCGTAGCAGTTGGGATGGCAGCGGCAAAAGGGGCTGTTGAAACAGAGAGCACCGTCCCCGTGGAGTATCAATTGGCCAGAATTGCAG ATGATGCGGGTGCTATCTACTCTGAAGCAAAAGTTATCTACTGTGAGTCAAAGTTATGA
- the LOC121742469 gene encoding probable E3 ubiquitin-protein ligase ARI2 isoform X1 — MEDDYYLSGNSDDDVGSYPSDKEEESLDGLENNDCDDAQWISSKAPSCKVITRESLLAAQKEDLGRVMDLFSVREHHARTLLIHFRWDVEKVIAVYVEKGKFGIFAEAGVTLAEFVDLDPDEATSTVRCHICMDDVPAKDVTLMDCSHCFCNDCWTGHFIVKINEGQSKRMRCMAHKCNAICDEAIVRRLVSAQHPDLAEKFDRYLLESYIEDNRMVKWCPSTPHCGNAIRVENDELCEVECSCGMQFCFSCVSEAHSPCSCLMWKLWSKKCRDESETVNWITVHTKPCPKCHKPVEKNGGCNLVSCVCGQAFCWLCGGATGRDHTWSSIANHSCGRYKEDGKRKAERAKRDLYRYMHYHNRYKAHTDSFKQESRMRETVKEKVSHLEARDLKLREFSWVTNGLYRLFRSRRSLSYSYPFAFYMFGDDLFKDEMTEKQREIKQNLFEDQQQQLESNVEKLSKFLEEPFAEYPEEQVMQIRMHVINLCVVIDSLCKKMYDCIENELLGSLEFSIHSIAPYHSNGIEKAEELIVGWNTQASGNSKCQKEADRSNGHPAGVDQASTSGTSDESLKSRKRPRKESSADKLFDLNLPADAH, encoded by the exons atggaggACGATTATTACTTGAGCGGCAACAGCGACGATGATGTTGGATCTTATCCATCCGATAAAGAGGAGGAATCGCTCGACGGACTCGAGAACAACGATTGCGATGATGCTCAATGGATATCATCCAAAGCCCCTTCATGCAAG GTGATTACAAGAGAGTCTCTTTTGGCTGCACAG AAAGAAGATTTGGGGAGAGTGATGGACTTGTTCTCAGTGAGAGAACACCATGCCAGGACCCTACTCATTCATTTCCGATGGGATGTTGAGAAAGTGATTGCAGTTTACGTTGAGAAGggaaaatttggtatttttgctGAAGCAGGGGTAACCTTGGCCGAATTTGTCGACCTAGACCCAGATGAGGCTACATCTACAGTAAGGTGCCATATATGTATGGATGATGTGCCTGCAAAAGATGTTACCCTAATGGACTGTAGCCATTGCTTTTGCAACGATT GTTGGACAGGGCATTTCATTGTGAAAATTAATGAGGGTCAAAGCAAGCGGATGAGGTGCATGGCTCATAAGTGCAATGCTATTTGTGATGAAGCTATTGTTAGAAGGTTAGTTAGTGCACAACATCCAGATCTTGCAGAGAAGTTTGACCGCTATCTTCTTGAGTCGTACATTGAAGACAACCGAATGGTCAAATGGTGTCCAAGTACACCCCATTGTGGGAATGCAATAAGAGTTGAAAATGATGAATTATGTGAAGTTGAGTGTTCTTGTGGTATGCAGTTTTGTTTCAGTTGTGTATCAGAGGCACATTCCCCGTGTTCATGCTTGATGTGGAAGCTTTGGAGTAAAAAATGCCGGGATGAATCCGAGACAGTGAACTGGATTACTGTACATACAAAGCCTTGTCCCAAGTGTCACAAACCTGTTGAGAAGAATGGTGGTTGCAATTTAGTTAGCTGTGTATGCGGGCAGGCATTTTG CTGGTTGTGTGGTGGTGCTACTGGACGAGACCATACCTGGTCCAGTATTGCTAATCATAGCTGTGGTCGATACAAAGAAGACGGCAAGAGGAAAGCTGAGCGTGCAAAGAGAGACCTATATAGATACATGCATTATCATAATCGGTATAAAGCTCATACTGATTCCTTTAAGCAGGAATCTCGGATGAGGGAGACTGTAAAGGAAAAGGTGTCGCATTTGGAAGCCCGAGATTTAAAGTTAAGGGAATTTAGTTGGGTAACTAATGGACTTTATAGGCTCTTCAGATCACGACGAAGCCTTTCTTATTCATATCCATTTGCTTTCTACATGTTTGGAGATGACTTGTTTAAAGATGAGATGACAGAAAAGCAAAGGGAAATCAAACAGAATTTATTTGAGGACCAACAACAGCAACTGGAGTCAAACGTTGAAAAACTATCCAAATTTCTTGAGGAGCCATTTGCTGAGTATCCTGAGGAGCAAGTCATGCAGATAAGGATGCATGTCATTAATCtctgtgttgtcattgacagcCTATGCAAAAAAAT GTATGATTGCATCGAGAATGAGTTATTGGGTTCACTTGAATTTAGCATTCATAGTATAGCGCCTTATCATTCAAACGGCATTGAGAAGGCTGAAGAGCTGATTGTCGGATGGAATACTCAAGCCAGCGGTAATAGTAAATGTCAGAAAGAAGCCGACCGATCTAATG
- the LOC121810279 gene encoding uncharacterized protein LOC121810279 isoform X4 yields the protein MLLEPWRAAGLSVEGIRRSKDIETATVCIVFDGRGELAAAVASVESIEKFVTPEWITNFKNNICSAPVMMVDANLSPPALLASCQIAAECGTPVWFEPVSVTKSKRVASSVKLITYTSPNEDELIAMANALSSSDKFLPVQKDGKSARTSIKSLFERLKPAIWVLLEEGIKVVLVTLGPHGVFLCFKAVDGIKKHDPSKNSPFFFSRKLYEAVNVSFPPDRILGSPKSKGNYYVAVHFPALPASVVTLVGAGDCLVGGTLASVCSGLDIMQSVAVGMAAAKGAVETESTVPVEYQLARIADDAGAIYSEAKVIYCESKL from the exons ATGCTCTTGGAACCTTGGAGAGCTGCAGGATTATCTGTAGAAG GCATCAGGAGAAGCAAGGATATTGAAACAGCTACAGTCTGCATTGTATTTGATGGTAGGGGAGAACTGGCTGCTGCTGTCGCTAGCGTTGAATCAATT GAAAAGTTTGTTACTCCTGAGTGGATTACAAATTTCAAGAACAACATATGTTCTGCCCCTGTAATGATGGTTGATGCAAATTTAAGTCCTCCTGCTCTTTTGGCATCTTGCCAAA TTGCAGCAGAATGTGGGACTCCTGTATGGTTTGAGCCAGTTTCAGTAACAAAATCCAAAAGAGTTGCTTCCAGTGTGAAACTC ATCACCTATACCTCACCCAATGAAGATGAGCTTATAGCTATGGCAAATGCTTTGTCTTCTAGTGATAAATTCTTACCGGTGCAAAAGGATGGCAAGAGCGCCAGGACTTCCATTAAATCGTTGTTTGAAAGGCTAAAGCCCGCAATATGGGTTTTGCTGGAGGAAGGTATCAAAGTAGTATTGGTCACACTTGGACCACATGGGGTATTCTTATGCTTCAAAGCCGTAGATGGCATAAAGAAACACGACCCCTCTAAAAACAGTCCCTTTTTTTTCAGCAGAAAACTATATGAAgctgtaaatgtaagtttcccACCAGATAGAATCTTAGGTAGTCCCAAGTCGAAGGGAAACTATTACGTAGCTGTACATTTTCCTGCACTCCCTGCTTCTGTAGTTACGCTTGTTGGCGCTGGTGATTGCTTAGTTGGTGGTACGTTAGCTTCGGTTTGCTCTGGTTTAGATATAATGCAGAGCGTAGCAGTTGGGATGGCAGCGGCAAAAGGGGCTGTTGAAACAGAGAGCACCGTCCCCGTGGAGTATCAATTGGCCAGAATTGCAG ATGATGCGGGTGCTATCTACTCTGAAGCAAAAGTTATCTACTGTGAGTCAAAGTTATGA
- the LOC121741712 gene encoding uncharacterized protein LOC121741712, whose translation MENPGPQKAKQTDIENGEFLALSLSDASALASANLLPPLSPSPPPSQPAVLPATEPPAATNHRSGIRRNPARAPMERKEPLIPPPYPWAGTSRAKVRSLNYLRERGITAIRGEVECKKCEEKFSVEFDLEERFAEISAFVVENQVQLRHRAPREWMNPELNRCDFCNREGCVKPVISAKKRSINWMFLLLGKMLGCCSLEQLKYFCKHTENHRTGAKDRVLFLTYLSLCKQMDSSGPYNVV comes from the exons atGGAAAATCCTGGCCCC CAGAAAGCGAAGCAAACGGACATCGAAAACGGCGAATTCTTAGCCCTCAGCCTCTCCGACGCCTCGGCTTTAGCCAGCGCCAACTTATTACCTCCGCTCTCTCCTTCCCCTCCTCCTTCGCAGCCCGCCGTCCTTCCCGCAACGGAGCCTCCGGCTGCCACAAACCACCGCAGCGGAATCAGGCGAAATCCAGCGAGGGCGCCGATGGAGAGGAAGGAGCCCTTGATTCCGCCGCCGTACCCGTGGGCGGGGACCTCTCGCGCAAAGGTGCGGAGCTTGAATTACCTCCGCGAGCGCGGCATCACGGCGATCCGCGGCGAGGTGGAGTGCAAGAAGTGCGAGGAGAAATTCTCGGTTGAATTCGATCTGGAGGAGAGATTCGCCGAGATCTCGGCGTTCGTGGTGGAGAATCAGGTGCAGTTGCGGCACCGGGCGCCGAGGGAGTGGATGAATCCGGAGCTCAATCGTTGCGATTTCTGCAATCGGGAAGGATGCGTGAAGCCGGTGATCTCGGCGAAGAAGAGGAGCATCAATTGGATGTTTCTGCTGCTGGGGAAGATGCTCGGGTGCTGCTCGCTTGAGCAGCTCAAGTATTTCTGCAAACACACGGAGAATCATCGCACCGGCGCAAAGGATCGGGTGTTGTTCCTCACGTATCTGAGCTTGTGCAAGCAGATGGATTCGAGCGGGCCATACAACGTCGTTTGA
- the LOC121740802 gene encoding putative lipid-transfer protein DIR1 has product MDKPSPPKKLKQSEFVEMEASKTLLILALVMVSAAAVTAARARADDDGSICGVTRSELMECKPAVATGTATPPKPTAACCGSLKHANLTCFCSFKNNAYLPLFGINATRAMQLPTTCDATQTASCA; this is encoded by the coding sequence atgGATAAACCCTCACCAccaaaaaaactaaaacaatcCGAATTTGTTGAAATGGAAGCCTCAAAAACACTCCTAATCCTAGCCCTAGTCATGGTAAGCGCAGCAGCCGTAACCGCGGCGAGGGCGAGGGCGGACGACGACGGCAGCATCTGCGGTGTCACCAGGAGCGAGCTGATGGAGTGCAAGCCGGCGGTGGCGACGGGCACGGCCACGCCGCCGAAGCCGACGGCCGCGTGCTGCGGGTCGCTGAAGCACGCGAACCTCACGTGCTTCTGCAGCTTCAAGAACAACGCGTATCTGCCGCTTTTCGGAATCAACGCGACGAGAGCGATGCAGCTGCCTACCACGTGCGATGCGACGCAAACTGCTTCGTGCGCTTGA